One Pleuronectes platessa chromosome 20, fPlePla1.1, whole genome shotgun sequence DNA window includes the following coding sequences:
- the chrnd gene encoding acetylcholine receptor subunit delta, with product MKLQAAALGSVFLLTLLSSECWGRNEEERLIHYLFQERGYNKELRPTERQQDAVDVYLALTLSNLISLKEVDETLLTNVWIDHTWTDYRLSWNSTEFDGIEMLRLPPSMVWLPEIVLENNNDAQFQVAYYSNVLVDPTGLCYWLPPAIFRSSCSINVNFFPFDWQNCTLKFTSLTYNAKEIRMLLKEEADETSKWTVEWIIIDPASFTENGEWEINHRPAKRNTYKHIPMESNKHQDITFYLVIKRKPLFYIVNIIIPCVLISFLASLVYYLPADSGEKMTLSISVLLAQSVFLLLISQRLPETSMSVPLIVKYLMFIMVLVTVVVLNCVVVLNLHFRTPSTHVMSDWTKKFFLERLPRILRMSHPSDEEPHWDRALPRRSSSVGYIAAAEEYYSFKSRSELMFEKQSVRHGLTTRTTHAAVVSPQDDGGMTEQLYAEIKPAVDGANYIIKHMRNKNDYNEEKDNWSGIARTVDRLCLFLVTPVMTLGTIIIFLMGICNHPPHLPFKGDTHDYREENPRLL from the exons ATGAAGCTCCAGGCTGCAGCACTCGGCTCCgtgttcctcctcacactgCTCTCATCTG agtgctGGGGCAGGAACGAGGAGGAGCGTTTGATTCACTACCTGTTTCAGGAGCGAGGATACAACAAAGAGCTGCGTCCCACAGAGAGGCAGCAGGACGCCGTGGACGTGTACCTCGCCCTCACTCTGTCCAACCTCATCTCTCTG AAAGAAGTAGACGAGACCCTGCTGACGAACGTATGGATCGATCAT ACGTGGACCGACTACCGGCTGTCGTGGAACTCCACAGAGTTCGATGGTATTGAGATGCTTCGCCTGCCGCCCAGCATGGTGTGGCTGCCGGAGATTGTGCTGGAGAACAA TAACGATGCCCAGTTCCAGGTGGCCTACTACAGCAACGTGCTGGTGGATCCCACTGGGCTCTGCTACTGGCTGCCTCCCGCCATCTtccgctcctcctgctccatcaaCGTCAACTTCTTCCCCTTCGACTGGCAGAACTGCACGCTCAAATTCAC TTCTCTGACCTACAACGCCAAAGAGATCCGGATGCTGCTGAAGGAGGAGGCGGACGAAACCAGCAAGTGGACGGTGGAGTGGATCATCATCGACCCGGCCAGCTTCACAG AAAACGGCGAGTGGGAGATCAACCACCGGCCGGCCAAGAGGAACACGTACAAACACATTCCCATGGAGAGCAACAAGCACCAGGACATCACCTTCTACCTGGTCATCAAACGCAAACCTCTCTTCTACATCGTCAACATCATCATCCCCTGTGTGCTCATCTCCTTCCTGGCCTCGCTGGTCTACTACCTGCCGGCTGACA gTGGTGAGAAGATGACCTTGTCCATCTCTGTGCTCTTGGCtcagtctgtgtttctgctgctgattTCTCAAAGACTCCCAGAGACTTCCATGTCTGTACCACTTATTGTCAA gtatTTGATGTTCATCATGGTGCTGGTTACAGTGGTGGTGCTGAACTGTGTGGTTGTCCTCAACCTGCACTTCAGGACCCCGAGCACACACGTCATGTCTGACTGGACCaaaaag TTCTTCCTGGAGCGCCTGCCCCGGATCCTGCGCATGTCCCACCCCTCGGACGAGGAGCCCCACTGGGATCGAGCGCTGCCCCGGCGGTCCAGCTCGGTGGGGTACATCGCCGCGGCGGAGGAGTACTACAGCTTCAAGTCCCGCAGCGAGCTGATGTTCGAGAAGCAGTCAGTGAGACACGGGCTGACCACACGGACCACACACGCTGCAG TGGTGAGTCCACAGGACGACGGAGGGATGACAGAGCAGCTGTACGCAGAGATCAAGCCGGCCGTGGACGGAGCGAACTACATCATCAAACACATGCGCAACAAGAACGACTACAACgag GAGAAAGACAACTGGAGCGGCATCGCCCGCACGGTGGATcgtctctgcctcttcctcgtCACTCCGGTGATGACGCTCGgcaccatcatcatcttcctgATGGGAATCTGcaaccaccccccccacctGCCCTTTAAGGGAGACACACACGACTACAGAGAGGAAAACCCACGgctgctgtaa